From Myxococcus xanthus, a single genomic window includes:
- a CDS encoding FAD/NAD(P)-binding protein encodes MRALGWWDVAIVGGGASGTLLAVQLLRSARAPLHVALVERSGRAGLGLAYSTTSPCHLLNVPAARMGALADDPEHFLRWVRRELPDTAPGAFVSRQRYGRYLESVLREARAHAAQGVHLEVVTSDVASVEETDDGAVRVALASGGQLEARTVVLALGNALPSNLRVPDGGLYASRRYHRSPWAQDALRGVSATDDVLLIGTGLTMVDTVLSLMEMGHRGHIHALSRHGLLPHVHQEIPRAGATTYASPGIREALRALRQEVRRERGDMSVTGTHSVPVRIRPILHLLRREVRRAAEAGADWRTVVDALRPVTIPLWQRLPVGERQRFLRHLRSYWDVHRHRMAPCIGETVERLRREGRLTLHAARVRSFALEASGVEVRVRPRGQGEEETLHVQHVINCTGPEGAMTRGHPVLGGLVEAGLVRPDVLGMGLATDADGALLGAGGRASGRLYTLGPPRRGELWETTAVPEIRGQARELAWHLLQRLSSTRAPRPVMEAAGAPLDG; translated from the coding sequence GTGCGAGCACTAGGGTGGTGGGATGTGGCCATCGTGGGGGGAGGCGCCAGCGGCACGCTGCTGGCCGTGCAGCTCCTGAGGAGCGCGCGTGCGCCGCTCCACGTGGCCTTGGTGGAGCGGAGCGGGCGGGCGGGCCTGGGACTGGCGTATTCGACGACGAGCCCATGTCACCTGCTGAACGTGCCAGCGGCGCGGATGGGGGCCCTCGCGGACGACCCGGAGCACTTCCTGCGCTGGGTGCGCCGTGAGTTGCCGGACACGGCGCCCGGCGCGTTCGTCTCCCGCCAGCGCTATGGCCGCTACCTGGAGTCGGTGCTGCGCGAGGCGCGCGCCCACGCCGCGCAGGGCGTGCATCTGGAAGTGGTGACCAGCGACGTCGCCTCGGTCGAGGAGACGGACGACGGCGCGGTGCGCGTCGCGCTGGCCAGCGGGGGACAGTTGGAGGCCCGGACCGTGGTGCTGGCCCTGGGCAACGCGCTGCCCTCCAACCTGCGCGTGCCCGACGGCGGGCTATACGCCAGCCGCCGGTATCACCGCTCCCCTTGGGCTCAAGACGCGCTCCGGGGCGTGTCCGCCACCGACGACGTGCTGCTCATCGGCACGGGGCTCACCATGGTGGACACCGTATTGTCGCTGATGGAGATGGGACACCGGGGGCACATCCATGCGCTGTCCCGGCACGGCCTGTTGCCCCACGTGCACCAGGAGATACCCCGGGCAGGCGCCACGACGTATGCCTCGCCCGGCATCCGGGAGGCGCTGCGGGCCCTGCGCCAGGAGGTGCGGCGCGAGCGCGGCGACATGAGCGTGACGGGCACGCACTCCGTTCCCGTGCGCATCCGCCCCATCCTCCACCTCTTGCGCCGGGAGGTGCGGCGCGCGGCGGAGGCGGGCGCGGACTGGCGGACGGTGGTGGACGCGCTGCGGCCCGTGACGATACCGCTGTGGCAGCGGTTGCCGGTGGGCGAGCGACAGCGCTTCCTCCGGCACCTGCGCTCGTACTGGGACGTGCACCGGCACCGGATGGCGCCCTGCATCGGCGAGACGGTGGAGCGGCTGCGGCGCGAGGGCCGGCTGACGCTCCATGCGGCGCGCGTCCGGAGCTTCGCGCTGGAGGCGTCCGGCGTGGAAGTCCGCGTACGCCCTCGGGGCCAGGGCGAGGAGGAGACGCTGCACGTCCAGCACGTCATCAACTGCACGGGGCCAGAGGGCGCCATGACGCGCGGCCATCCGGTGCTGGGTGGGCTGGTGGAGGCCGGGCTGGTGCGCCCGGACGTCCTGGGCATGGGACTGGCCACGGACGCTGACGGCGCGCTGCTGGGCGCGGGTGGACGTGCCTCTGGACGCCTCTACACCCTGGGCCCGCCGCGCCGGGGCGAGTTGTGGGAGACGACGGCCGTCCCCGAGATTCGAGGCCAGGCGCGGGAGCTGGCGTGGCACCTGCTCCAGCGCCTGTCATCCACGCGCGCGCCTCGACCCGTAATGGAAGCGGCGGGCGCTCCGCTCGACGGGTAG
- a CDS encoding SDR family NAD(P)-dependent oxidoreductase has protein sequence MSRKVALITGASAGLGEQFAHLFAKDGHDVILVARSATRLEALAAKLEQAHGVKAHVFPADLGRPESPEQLFEAVRAKGLAVEFLVNNAGFGSCGPFLAQDLAREAEMVEVNCTALLKLSHLFARPMQERGSGRILNVASTAAFQPGPFMATYFATKAFVVSLSEALAHELKGTGVTVTCHCPGATHTEFTQRAGNGQTRLFQQPGVAKAEDVAAHAYAMMMRGRVLSIHGLLNWVGTLGVRFSPRVAVRALAASLNQQG, from the coding sequence ATGTCGCGGAAAGTGGCGCTCATCACCGGGGCTTCGGCGGGTTTGGGAGAGCAGTTCGCACACCTGTTCGCGAAGGACGGACACGACGTCATCCTGGTCGCGCGCAGCGCGACTCGGCTGGAGGCGCTGGCGGCGAAGCTGGAGCAGGCCCATGGCGTGAAGGCACACGTCTTCCCAGCGGACCTGGGCCGGCCGGAGTCTCCCGAGCAGCTCTTCGAGGCCGTGCGCGCGAAGGGGCTGGCGGTGGAGTTCCTGGTGAACAACGCGGGCTTCGGTTCGTGCGGTCCCTTCCTGGCGCAGGACCTGGCGCGGGAGGCGGAGATGGTGGAGGTCAACTGCACCGCCCTCCTGAAGCTGTCGCACCTGTTCGCGCGGCCCATGCAGGAGCGGGGCAGCGGGCGCATCCTCAACGTCGCCTCCACCGCGGCCTTTCAGCCCGGCCCCTTCATGGCCACGTACTTCGCGACTAAGGCCTTCGTGGTGTCCCTGTCGGAGGCGCTGGCGCACGAACTGAAGGGCACGGGCGTGACGGTGACGTGCCACTGTCCGGGTGCCACGCACACGGAGTTCACCCAGCGCGCGGGCAACGGCCAGACGCGGCTGTTCCAGCAGCCGGGCGTGGCCAAGGCGGAGGACGTGGCCGCCCATGCCTACGCGATGATGATGCGCGGCCGGGTGCTCTCCATCCACGGACTGCTCAACTGGGTGGGGACCCTGGGCGTGCGCTTCAGCCCGCGCGTGGCGGTGCGCGCGCTCGCGGCCAGCCTCAACCAGCAGGGCTGA
- a CDS encoding outer membrane beta-barrel protein — protein sequence MRYPSIIAALLFTATTASAQEYDEHAHDGFYLRLQVGGGYLRAKATDVSPDLVVKGGGANINAELGFALVNNFILYAKFYGASAPNPSLQVGDLTVEGQNENLSENFGAVGLGVTYYIMPANVYLSGALTYTQLSVTDDGEKVAESDIGGGLHLGVGKEWWVSKNWGLGIGAELALGRIRNESNSDSWNVTNVSLVFSATYN from the coding sequence ATGCGATACCCCAGCATCATCGCGGCCCTGCTTTTCACCGCCACCACCGCGAGCGCCCAGGAATACGACGAGCACGCCCACGACGGCTTCTACCTGCGCCTGCAGGTGGGCGGTGGCTATCTCCGAGCCAAGGCGACTGACGTCTCGCCCGATCTCGTGGTGAAGGGCGGCGGCGCCAACATCAACGCGGAGCTCGGCTTCGCGCTCGTCAACAACTTCATCCTCTACGCGAAGTTCTACGGTGCGTCCGCCCCCAACCCGAGCCTCCAGGTGGGGGACCTCACCGTCGAAGGGCAGAACGAGAACTTGAGCGAGAACTTCGGCGCCGTGGGCTTGGGCGTCACCTATTACATCATGCCCGCGAACGTGTATCTGTCCGGTGCGCTCACGTACACGCAGCTCAGCGTCACCGACGACGGTGAGAAGGTGGCCGAGTCGGACATCGGCGGCGGACTGCACCTGGGCGTGGGCAAGGAGTGGTGGGTGAGCAAGAACTGGGGCCTCGGCATCGGTGCCGAGCTGGCCCTGGGCCGCATCCGGAACGAGTCGAACAGCGATAGCTGGAACGTCACCAACGTGTCGCTCGTCTTCTCCGCGACGTACAACTGA
- a CDS encoding cysteine dioxygenase, giving the protein MREPIIDQREHGAVAQALLGWPLPEQTEDIVSMAWLVERLRSSRVDWGLLDKLVRFEPSGYTRQTIARTTACELLLVSWLPGQASRVHDHGGSGGASWLVRGMLRETRFAWAGDRLVPEVIVGANEGDLLVEFPDTIHRIDNASRHGAVSLHLYAPPMQGMTPYDASLAPESLRPPRPLAAKREAPGRRRRPRAT; this is encoded by the coding sequence ATGCGCGAGCCCATCATCGACCAGCGGGAGCACGGCGCGGTGGCCCAGGCGCTGCTCGGCTGGCCATTGCCGGAACAGACAGAAGACATCGTCTCCATGGCATGGCTGGTGGAGCGGCTGCGCTCCAGCAGGGTCGACTGGGGACTGCTGGACAAACTGGTGCGCTTCGAGCCCTCGGGCTACACGCGGCAGACGATTGCCCGGACGACAGCGTGCGAGCTGCTGCTCGTCTCCTGGCTCCCCGGGCAGGCGTCCCGCGTCCATGACCATGGCGGCTCCGGAGGGGCCTCCTGGCTGGTGCGGGGCATGCTGCGAGAGACGCGCTTCGCGTGGGCGGGGGACCGGCTGGTGCCCGAGGTCATCGTGGGCGCGAACGAGGGCGACCTCCTGGTGGAGTTTCCGGACACCATCCACCGCATCGACAATGCGTCCCGCCACGGGGCGGTGTCCCTGCACCTCTACGCGCCGCCGATGCAGGGGATGACGCCGTACGACGCGAGCCTGGCGCCGGAGTCGCTCAGGCCACCGCGTCCGCTTGCTGCGAAGCGCGAGGCGCCTGGGCGAAGGCGCCGGCCACGGGCAACGTGA
- a CDS encoding sensor histidine kinase, with translation MTLRARVMLMSAVAQRRGTLRRAFDTLQGPTVNGVRLRAPRSSTREAALLEETVRERTAALEAANVKLSRSLEQLRATQAQLLFADRLIALGRIAAGVGHEINNPLAFILSNLEYIHQELQQKEHLSEQDRQEVLEALAETRDGAERIRLIVRDLQTLSRAEDVGTGPSDLGSVVRTAAKMAMHELRHRARLVVECEGLPPVQGNGARLGQVFLNLLLNAAQSIVPGEVEKNEVHIVACESKAGRVAVEVRDTGCGISPEHRERIFDPFFTTKPLGVGTGLGLAVCHGIVTSLGGTLTVESAPVRGSIFRVTLPVAGAFAQAPRASQQADAVA, from the coding sequence ATGACGCTGCGAGCGAGGGTGATGCTGATGTCGGCGGTGGCACAGCGGCGCGGAACACTGCGGCGCGCCTTCGACACGCTCCAGGGCCCCACCGTGAATGGCGTGCGGCTTCGCGCGCCGCGGTCCTCCACACGGGAGGCGGCGCTGCTGGAGGAGACGGTCCGCGAACGGACCGCGGCGCTGGAGGCGGCCAACGTCAAGCTGTCCCGCAGCCTGGAGCAGCTGCGCGCCACCCAGGCGCAGCTGCTGTTCGCGGATCGACTGATTGCGCTGGGCCGCATCGCCGCGGGCGTGGGACACGAAATCAACAACCCGCTGGCCTTCATCCTCAGCAACCTGGAGTACATCCACCAGGAGCTGCAGCAGAAGGAGCACCTGTCCGAGCAGGACCGGCAGGAGGTGCTGGAGGCGCTGGCGGAGACGCGCGACGGAGCAGAGCGCATCCGCCTCATCGTCCGGGACCTGCAGACGCTGTCACGCGCGGAGGACGTGGGCACGGGCCCGTCGGACCTGGGCTCGGTGGTGCGCACGGCGGCGAAGATGGCCATGCACGAGCTGCGGCACCGCGCGCGGCTGGTGGTGGAGTGTGAGGGCCTGCCGCCGGTCCAGGGCAATGGCGCGCGGCTGGGTCAGGTGTTCCTCAACCTGCTGCTCAACGCGGCGCAGTCCATCGTCCCCGGCGAGGTGGAGAAGAACGAGGTCCACATCGTCGCCTGCGAGTCGAAGGCCGGACGGGTGGCGGTGGAGGTGCGCGACACCGGCTGCGGCATTTCCCCGGAGCATCGCGAGCGCATCTTCGACCCCTTCTTCACCACCAAGCCCCTGGGCGTGGGCACGGGCCTGGGGCTGGCGGTATGCCATGGCATCGTGACGTCGCTGGGCGGCACCCTGACGGTGGAGAGCGCCCCGGTGCGGGGCAGCATCTTCCGCGTCACGTTGCCCGTGGCCGGCGCCTTCGCCCAGGCGCCTCGCGCTTCGCAGCAAGCGGACGCGGTGGCCTGA
- a CDS encoding aldehyde dehydrogenase, with protein MEKVLNYIGGELLPARGGGWLDKPEPATAETYAHVPDSDASDVQHAVEAAARAFPAWAATPATERSRMLRRIADGIRSRLDAFARAESIDTGKPLSVASTVDIPRSILNFEFFADAVTQFSSEAHQTDDVALNYTLRAPLGVVGCISPWNLPLYLLTWKIAPALAMGNCVVAKPSEVTPMTAYLLAQVCRDVGLPPGVLNLVHGLGPKVGAAMSEHPDISAISFTGSTRTGAEIARVAAPAFKKLSLEMGGKNPNVIFADCDFDEALATTLRSSFANQGQICLCGPRIFVQRPLYERFKEALVTRTRALKVGDPLEAGTDQGALVSQQHFDKVLGYVSLAKQEGGRILTGGQRANVPGRCRNGWFVEPTLIEGLDAGCRTNQEEIFGPVASIMPFDSEDEVLAWANSTRYGLAASVWTQDVKRAHRFASRLHSGIVWVNTWMLRDLRTPFGGVKDSGVGREGGWDALRFFTEPKNVCIKL; from the coding sequence ATGGAGAAGGTTCTCAACTACATCGGTGGTGAGCTGCTGCCCGCACGCGGAGGCGGGTGGCTGGACAAGCCCGAGCCCGCGACGGCCGAGACGTATGCCCACGTGCCGGACTCCGACGCGTCCGACGTCCAGCACGCGGTGGAGGCCGCCGCGCGGGCCTTCCCCGCCTGGGCCGCCACCCCGGCCACCGAGCGCTCACGCATGCTGCGCCGTATCGCGGACGGCATCCGGAGCCGCCTGGACGCCTTCGCCCGCGCGGAGTCCATCGACACCGGCAAGCCGCTGTCGGTCGCCTCCACGGTGGACATCCCGCGCAGCATCCTCAACTTCGAGTTCTTCGCGGACGCGGTGACGCAGTTCTCCAGCGAGGCGCACCAGACGGACGACGTGGCCCTCAACTACACCCTGCGCGCGCCGCTGGGCGTGGTGGGCTGCATCTCCCCGTGGAACCTGCCGCTGTACCTGCTGACGTGGAAGATTGCCCCGGCGCTCGCCATGGGGAACTGCGTGGTGGCCAAGCCGTCCGAGGTGACGCCGATGACGGCGTACCTGCTGGCCCAGGTCTGCCGCGACGTGGGCCTGCCACCGGGCGTGCTCAACCTGGTGCACGGCCTGGGCCCCAAGGTGGGCGCCGCGATGAGCGAGCACCCGGACATCAGCGCCATCTCCTTCACCGGCAGCACCCGCACCGGCGCGGAGATTGCCCGCGTGGCCGCGCCCGCCTTCAAGAAGCTGTCGCTGGAGATGGGCGGAAAGAATCCCAACGTCATCTTCGCGGACTGCGACTTCGATGAGGCGCTGGCCACCACGCTGCGCTCGTCCTTCGCCAACCAGGGGCAAATCTGTCTCTGCGGCCCGCGCATCTTCGTCCAGCGGCCCCTCTACGAGCGCTTCAAGGAGGCGCTGGTCACCCGCACGCGCGCGCTCAAGGTGGGAGACCCGCTGGAGGCGGGCACGGACCAGGGCGCGCTGGTGTCGCAGCAGCACTTCGACAAGGTGCTGGGCTACGTGAGCCTGGCGAAGCAGGAGGGTGGCCGCATCCTCACCGGCGGACAGCGCGCCAACGTGCCCGGACGCTGCCGCAACGGCTGGTTCGTGGAGCCCACCCTCATCGAGGGCCTGGACGCGGGGTGCCGCACCAACCAGGAAGAAATCTTCGGCCCGGTGGCCAGCATCATGCCCTTCGACTCGGAGGACGAGGTGCTCGCGTGGGCCAACTCCACCCGGTACGGCCTGGCCGCCAGCGTGTGGACCCAGGACGTGAAGCGCGCGCACCGCTTCGCCTCGCGGCTGCACAGCGGCATCGTCTGGGTGAACACGTGGATGCTGCGCGATTTGCGCACGCCCTTCGGCGGCGTGAAGGACTCCGGTGTGGGACGCGAGGGCGGCTGGGACGCGCTGCGCTTCTTCACCGAGCCGAAGAACGTCTGCATCAAGCTGTGA
- a CDS encoding 2-keto-4-pentenoate hydratase: MTATVDHEALAHFLDSARLERREVAPLTREQPALSVPDAYAIQEAGIRLRLSHGERVVGLKMGLTSEAKRKQMNLDSPVYGVLTDRMQVPAGGVIQLSQGVHPKIEPEIAFRTARELRGTVTRDEVLDACESVFAAMEILDSRYRDFKYFSLPDVVADNASSSLFVLGTAEHPPRAMDLTRLEMTLSVNGEPVQSARADAISGDPVVSVIQLCELLAQRGQVLPAGSIVLAGAATAAHMLRPGDRVQLTVEGLGIVAVSAE; this comes from the coding sequence ATGACCGCGACCGTGGACCACGAGGCACTGGCACATTTCCTGGACTCGGCCAGGCTGGAGCGTCGCGAGGTGGCGCCCCTCACCCGCGAGCAACCCGCGTTGAGCGTGCCGGATGCCTACGCCATCCAGGAGGCCGGAATCCGGCTGCGCCTGTCCCACGGCGAGCGCGTGGTGGGCTTGAAGATGGGCCTCACCTCCGAGGCCAAGCGCAAGCAGATGAACCTGGACTCGCCCGTGTATGGCGTACTCACGGACCGGATGCAGGTGCCCGCTGGCGGCGTGATTCAACTGTCACAGGGCGTCCACCCCAAAATCGAGCCGGAGATTGCCTTCCGCACCGCGCGTGAGCTTCGCGGCACGGTGACGCGCGACGAGGTGCTGGACGCCTGCGAGTCCGTGTTCGCGGCGATGGAAATCCTCGACTCGCGCTACCGCGACTTCAAGTACTTCTCCCTGCCGGACGTGGTGGCGGACAACGCGTCGTCCTCGCTGTTCGTGCTGGGCACCGCCGAGCATCCTCCGCGCGCGATGGACCTCACGCGGCTGGAGATGACCCTGTCGGTGAATGGCGAGCCCGTTCAATCCGCCCGCGCGGATGCCATCTCTGGCGACCCTGTCGTCTCCGTCATCCAGTTGTGTGAGCTGTTGGCCCAGCGCGGCCAGGTGTTGCCGGCGGGGAGCATCGTGCTCGCGGGCGCCGCCACCGCGGCGCACATGCTGCGCCCGGGGGACCGGGTGCAACTCACGGTGGAAGGACTGGGCATCGTGGCGGTGTCCGCCGAGTAA